The genomic interval CTATCACATCCACTTAGGGTAATATAATACTATCATATTTGTGTGTGCTGTGCTGTGCTGTTTCATTTGTTTTGAGGTTTCAAATAACTGCTTACCGGTTTCTGTTTCCAACAGTGTGCACGGTGCTGGAATTGGAAGAGGGCAAGGAATGTGTCATTGTTGGAACCCTCTACAAACACATGAAGCTCAAACCTTGTATACTTGACGAGTATTCTAAGCAGGTTCCTTTCTGTCTATACTTCATGGGTATCCCCAATATTGCATgtgtgttttttaaattttaagtaaaTTGTAAcaatataattagaaaatattacaGAGAATATTAAGAGTGAATTGTGAGTGCATTGACAGTGTAAATGTTTTTTACATGTTCATTCGATCTCAGATTGACAGTGTAAATGTTTCTTACACGTTCAATCAATCTCAGATCGACATGTATGATAATTTGTTGACATTTAAACTACCAGTCTTCAAAGTAGTATCAATGTGGATATCTGATTGGTTCACAGCGTCAAGATAGAAATTAAGTTTGAATTTAGGAAAATTTACTTGTATTGTCAATGATTTGTAAATGTTTCGTTTATGCGCAATGTAAGCTGTAGGAATTCGAGTTTTTGTTTAGGAGATGCAGAGAAGCGAAAGTGTTTTCTGGTTGAATTGCTAAAGaggagaaaaaatatttatttggttTAATATGGAAGCTTTTAAGTTGTGTTGTATGGTACTTTGAAGAGTATATGGTCTCGAGAGTGAGGACTTGAATTCGTTATATAAGGATGAATTGTGAGCTTTCTTCTATGAAATTTGATAATAATGTGCCGTGGTGCtgtattttactatttttctgCTGATAATATGCAGAAATCAGCGGTTCCACTTGTCAAGCCACATAACTTCATGCACTCGGATGATTACCTAGTTTTGGAAGATGAAAGTGGGCGGGTTAAGCTCAGTGGAAATATCATTCCGCCCTCTGAATATGTGACAGGTCTATATGATGAACTACTTATCCTGATTTAGTAAAATAGATTTGGTTATAAGAAGGCAATTATGAAACATGTGCATGTTAATTCCAATACATTAAGTTTAGTTTCcacaatttctttatttttccttcTTCTGTTTGGATTGCTTTGTTTTCAGATTTGTTTAATATGAGGTACCTAGGAATAATACATGTGGCTACTTTATAGCAATGCAACTTGCCTTCTGTACAAATGACTGTCATTTGAAACATGACAATTTTATACTTACATTATCTGCAACAGGAATTGTGGTTGCTTTACTTGGAAAGGAAAGTGGGGCAGGTGATTTTTTGGTTCAGGATGTACTAGATGCTGGCTTACCCCCACAGATAGAATTTCCCCTTAAATCAGGTACCTCATTTATATCCCTTGCATTTTATAACCCAATAAAGCACACCCGTGACATTTATGGGATTTTTGCCCAGACCTTGCTTACTGATGGTAGATAATGATTTCCCATTTGAGGACGGAAGAATATTTGCTCAATTGGCATCCCGCTTTCCTGCATAAAGTGATGTTTCTGTTATCTGTTTAGTATTTGGTCAGAAGGATTTGTGctgtttgaaaattttattattcacaGTCTGCAATTATAAATTGTCTTCTGTTTCCCTTTTCTTATCATAGTCTCTTTCGATTTGATTGCATAAGATTTTAGTTGTATTTGCTGAAGTTAACGGAACTAgtttcttatcttttttatatggTCAAACTTTGATAAGTTACCCAATTCAAATATGCTGCTTGTTCATTGCTTCTCGTGCTTGTCTTAATGCAGAGATAATGAGCAACATACTTGCCATTTTATCCTTTTAACTTTACATCTTTGATCATCCATACTTCaatatttgttattaaaatttcaaattttagtgaaattattgtcttgaattttcttttatttggattCTACAGGGGAAGACAAATACGTTGTTCTTGTGTCAGGTTTAGGGGTTGGGAGCAGCACCTCTAATTCTCTTCGGTTTCAGCTTCTCATTGATCATATCACAGCGCATTTAGGAGATGAGAAGGTTTGTCCGGTTTTTCTCTCAACTTCTCAAGTTGATAATTATGCACCATTAcattttaactaataaaaagtGACAAATTACACAGGAGCAAAGTATTGCGTCAAAAATTGTTCGAGTTGTCTTTGCTGGAAATTTAGTTGAGATACCTCAGAGACTTCTTAACGGACAGGTATTCATGTTCCTGTATAGGGAGAGAGAGATAGGAAAACAAAAGGATTTTAGAGAGAAATCGTTATTTCTGCATATGCCATTTACTACTTACGTGAGCTTTACTGTGTAAGGAGAGATCTGATTTATTACAGGAAAAGAATAGTATAACTACGAGACAATGCGAGGTTATACAAAAGTAACATAATAGAGTAATATGCACCACTAGTATCTTAATAGTTTCACTGACGAGTTTCTTTAATGATTATGCATTTTTTTCTACTATTTGGTTTCCTATGCCAATATCTCTTTACATAACAAGTTTAAACAATGCATTCAATATAATTCAATAGTTttacctttttcttcttctaataaAGTAAACACCTTCGTTTCATGGACCAAAATATGATTACCCACTATTCTCTTGTAATTTGTATTGTATAATCACCAATTAATTTTCTCTGGTATCTGAATTCCTTGATTGCACTTGCTCTCTCTTATTTGATTTAGTTGCCATAGTAATTCACTTTTGTGGAGGAATATTACAGAATCATCTGATTTGTATTAATGAATAATTAGATGAGAAGAACTAAGTTATCCTGCCACTTCTTAACATCTTAGAGTTGCATTTTAGATTCACGCACTTTAGTTGATTATATAAAGTCTTGATTGATATCCGGTTGCTAGACAGCACCCATTGCTAGCAAAACAGCTAATTGAGCTGATTACAGTAAATAATACAACCAGTTGTCTGGCATTTAATCTGTAATTTCTAATGTGATTTTTGGCCTTTTCATCAATATTTGTAAAATTTGGCTTCAAAGGATCTTGCAAAAATGTCTGAGACAATAAGGAAGCTAGACATTCTGTTGAGTCAGGTTTGTTTCATTACATTCATTCTTATGTTGTACTCCTTGTTTTTCTCAATAATTTGCCTAACTTTTACTTGCTTTTCAGATAGCTGCTGGTTTGCCTTTGGATATCATGCCAGGACACAGTGACCCTGCTAATTTCTCATTGCCACAACAGGTTCTTATATTTCTCTTTCAAGGGTTGAGTGCAGATTCTCTGCTGGGTTTTTAGTGTTGTTCCTCTACTGTGCCTTCAAAATACATtgattttgatatattaaaaaagttttaatatattttaaaatatcaaaatcagTGTATTTTGAAGACACGGTAGAGGGATAACACCAAAAACCCAGCAGAGAATCCAAATTCTTCAAGGGTTATATATAGCCTAGGTCATATTAACATGTGCTGTTTTTCTTTGTTACTAAAATCATCACTTGCAGTCATTGCATGGATGCCTTTTCCCCGGGTCTTCCACATATAATACTTTTAGATCTTGTACAAATCCTCATTGTTTTGAGCTTGATAATGTCAGGTAAATACTCTATTCTCACTATTATTGTCTTTGTTGCTAAATGCACTATACATTGAACATGATCCTGCACTGCTTCCAGGTTTCTTGGGACATCGGGTCAAAATGTAGATGATCTTGAGAATTATTCGGATGCAAAAGATAAACTTGAATTCATGGAAAAGACATTAAGGTGGAGGCATTTAGCACCCACTGCACCTAATACTCTTGGTATGTTCATTATGTATGCCTCGATGCTTTTACTCCTTTATTATCagtaatctattttttttttctgcttaGGTCAGAGGTTGAACATTTGTTATATTACCTGCTATTTCTGAAAAGAAGCATAGTTGTTcttccaaaaaataaaatgatttattcTGACTTCTGTTACTAACTGTTGCCTTCTAGGGTGCTTTCCTTATACTGAGAGGGATCCTTTCTTCATTGAGAGCTGTCCTCACGTTTACTTTGTTGGAAATCAAGATAAATTTGAAACTCGGATCATAAAGggtatttttattctaaaatcaatATTGCAGTTGCAGAAATAaaagttacttttttttttctgttttgcatTTACTATAATATCCCTTCcctaaaactttaattaattttgcTTGATGATTGCAGGATCAGAAGGGCAGTTAGTGAGACTCATATGTGTTCCTAAATTTAGTGAAACTGGAGTTGCTGTTATGGTGAGCTCCAAATCTTGCACTCTTCATTTTAACTTAGATATGGCCTTTTAATTCTTGTATAAATATATTACTCCATTAGCACATCAGTAACATGTCTCTGTTTTGGTGCTAAAGTAATGGATTGCTGTCCCTATGAACGTACTAACGAGACTCACTTTAGGCATTTCATTGCAGTCAATTAAAAGTTGAAAATGGGTTTCTTTAAATGGTTAATAAGCTTAAAATATGGTTCTTAGCTAGAATTTCAATGTTATCTTTCTCGCTGCTTTTCTCCCGCCTATTATATAATGGAGCAATTTTAAAAAGTTCAATTAAAAGAAAGAACatcagaaaatatgtttttaCTATTTTGACAGAACTTTCTATAGATAGAGGGTTCTCttttaagaaaatcatgaaaggtttggtcttggtaTGTGCTAGATATAACTGGGTGTTTCTAAATATTTTGGTTACGGATTGGTCACGTGAGACAAACAGGTTTTGGTATGTAGATTGTTTTTTTCTACTATTATGGATAGCCGGTATATTTCCTCCAAGTCCTCCAAGCTATACGATGGTTGATATAGTTTCCAGTTTGGTTGAACGTGATGCTTGTAAATctgtaattttgaaatttaataaataaaatatgaagcccTGTTGCAATCTTTTTCTCTCCTCGTGTTATTTACTTTGTTAATATGCCAGGAACTTTACTGACCTAGTTAGGTATCTCTTGCCTTCTCTAAGAAGGTAGAAATTTTAGTTCGATCCTACTTGGTTGTCACTGATGCAATCCTGGAAGGATCTATATTTGATGAAAATGTAGTTAAGAGCAATATTAGTTGTAGGATTACTACTGCTGAAGGTTGTTTTCTCTGCTTAATGTTTGGTTGATATATTCCTGGTTTCATCTGATGTAATTCTTCTTTCCCTTTATGCAGCTTAATCTAAGGGACCTCGAATGTCATGCTCTCAGTTTTGGAACCCAATTCAGCTCATAACAGTGCAGAATGAAGTTGTTTTGGTAATTAAATCTGTAAGCTTCTAAATTTAGAGCGGTTCTAGCATGAATATAGTGTTTATATAGCTCTTTCAAACGGAGAAAATGTAGAGTAAGAAAGGTTTACCCCTGATCTATAAAAAGGGTTGAGTCTATGAGGTATTTTCAACTGAAATCAATGGTATACATACACatccttattttttttactttacacATGTTATCACATTCAAGAGCCTAATTGGCTCGTTAGGCGTAGCTAGTTAAAAACTAATAAAGCCATTACTGAAGTCATTTTGACGTGTCAGTTTTCCCCTTAAATTTGTTTGAAGATTGAAAATGTCATCCATATATATATGTAGACAGATGATTTGCATTTACATCCAATACAGGTAATGCAAAGTTTGTTTTGTTATTGTGCTGCCATGTATCCTCAGACGTAAAGGGCGAAGAACTGAAAATTGAAGCTTAAAGTTGACAAAGGCTACCTGCGTTTCTTGAGTCTAATATTTATAGTATCCTGATTTATCGATTCCCATGTCCATTTGTCTTGCTAGTTTTCAATGTAACAgtgtttacacttgtccattttgTTTGACAATGGATATTTATAACATTTCAATgcattttgtttataaaaaatcacATTATATTCTTGCTAATTATTTTTGGATTCGTCAAATATCGAATTAGGAATCTCTGAAATACTTAAACGCCCGACACagttttattat from Phaseolus vulgaris cultivar G19833 chromosome 1, P. vulgaris v2.0, whole genome shotgun sequence carries:
- the LOC137814133 gene encoding DNA polymerase delta small subunit-like: MRMERVQCSYGCLDETFKIRKEMFHGQQYSHIYFARLHLMRTLLYSLVPHWKPNFPVCTVLELEEGKECVIVGTLYKHMKLKPCILDEYSKQKSAVPLVKPHNFMHSDDYLVLEDESGRVKLSGNIIPPSEYVTGIVVALLGKESGAGDFLVQDVLDAGLPPQIEFPLKSGEDKYVVLVSGLGVGSSTSNSLRFQLLIDHITAHLGDEKEQSIASKIVRVVFAGNLVEIPQRLLNGQDLAKMSETIRKLDILLSQIAAGLPLDIMPGHSDPANFSLPQQSLHGCLFPGSSTYNTFRSCTNPHCFELDNVRFLGTSGQNVDDLENYSDAKDKLEFMEKTLRWRHLAPTAPNTLGCFPYTERDPFFIESCPHVYFVGNQDKFETRIIKGSEGQLVRLICVPKFSETGVAVMLNLRDLECHALSFGTQFSS